The proteins below are encoded in one region of Oncorhynchus gorbuscha isolate QuinsamMale2020 ecotype Even-year linkage group LG01, OgorEven_v1.0, whole genome shotgun sequence:
- the oaz2a gene encoding LOW QUALITY PROTEIN: ornithine decarboxylase antizyme 2a (The sequence of the model RefSeq protein was modified relative to this genomic sequence to represent the inferred CDS: deleted 1 base in 1 codon), which translates to MVHFSVELLLNSHCFGCQKGHKVFDFLEGIMLNTEESSLLVGSRFHCSRHQAPGPLWCSDAPHPHLKIPGGRGTGRDHSLGLLLHKDERLTVTRAAPVNGTPAILHFHYQLSECRTACWETALSSDSLFLEIPAGALAEGSKEGLTSLLEFAEEKLKVNYVFLWFDRAREDRLSIIKTFHYMGFEVVKPGNPLVPARTDLIFMVYSLENSSSDEE; encoded by the exons ATGGTGCACTTCTCCGTGGAGCTTCTGTTAAATAGTCATTGCTTTGGTTGTCAAAAAGGACATAAAGTTTTCGATTTCCTCGAGGGTATCATGCTGAATACCGAGGAAAG TTCTTTGTTAGTGGGCTCCAGGTTCCACTGCTCCAGGCACCAGGCTCCGGGGCCTCTGTGGTGCTCC GATGCCCCTCACCCACACTTGAAGATCCCGGGTGGGCGAGGGACTGGCAGGGATCACTCTCTCGGCCTGTTACTACACAAG GACGAGAGGCTTACGGTGACGCGGGCAGCTCCTGTCAATGGGACACCAGCCATCCTGCACTTCCACTACCAACTGAGCGAGTGCCGCACGGCCTGCTGGGAAACAGCCCTCTCCTCGGACAGCCTCTTTCTGGAGATCCCCGCTGGGGCACTGGCGGAGGGCAGCAAAGAGGG gcTCACCAGCCTGCTGGAGTTTGCTGAGGAGAAGCTGAAAGTCAACTACGTGTTCTTGTGGTTCGATAGAGCCAGAGAGGATCGAT TATCCATCATAAAGACTTTCCACTACATGGGCTTTGAGGTGGTGAAACCCGGCAACCCTCTGGTGCCGGCTCGGACAGACCTCATCTTCATGGTCTACTCTCTGGAAAACAGCAGCTCCGATGAGGAGTGA